TAATGAAGTGATATTCAGGTTCTGATAATTCGTCGGCACACAGTAAGCCGCATTATTAATCAAAATCGAAGCCTTTCCTAATGACTCTTCCACCTGATCCATAATCTTTATCGAGATTTCAGGATTGGCAAAATCTGCTTCCATGTGACTCGCCCTGACTCCCAAGCTTTTCAGTTCTGCACAAAGTTGCTCCGGCCATTCTTTTTCTCCACCATTCCCTTCTGTCTCATCAAAGGGATGCCAATGCGTAAAGAAAATATCCACCCCCTGGCTTGCAAGTGAACGGCATATGGCTGTACCGATCCCTGTGGATCTGCTTGCTCCAGTAACGATTGCTATTTTATTATTCAATGAGTTCAACTCTAGCACCTCCATTCATTAATTAGGAGGATAGGCATCCGCTCTAATTTTCATAGCTGATTGGCATTGAAGGATTTTCAATACGCATTCATCTATGGAATACTTATCCGTCTCTACGATCACATCCGGGCAAATAGGCTCTTCATATGGAGAGTCAATACCTGTAAAATGCTTGATTTGTCCGGCTCTTGCTTGTTTATATAGACCTTTCGGATCTCTCTCCTCACATACTTCCAGAGGGCATTGCACATAGACTTCCTTGTAGGAATCCCCAATGAGAGAACGGACCTTTTCACGTGTGGAGCGGTAAGGAGAGATTGAAGCAACAATCACATTCAGGTTCGCATCAAGCAGAATTTTTCCAATCTCACCAATTCTCCTGCCGACTTCCAATCGATCCTCTTCGCTAAATTGTAAATCCTGATTAATTCCTTTCCTCAATGTATCACCGTCCAGAATGTAGCAGTTCTCAATGTGCTTTTTCAGTTCCTCAGCAAGTGTTGATTTACCTGAACC
This Paenibacillus sp. FSL R5-0345 DNA region includes the following protein-coding sequences:
- the cysC gene encoding adenylyl-sulfate kinase, with protein sequence MNQMIWLTGLSGSGKSTLAEELKKHIENCYILDGDTLRKGINQDLQFSEEDRLEVGRRIGEIGKILLDANLNVIVASISPYRSTREKVRSLIGDSYKEVYVQCPLEVCEERDPKGLYKQARAGQIKHFTGIDSPYEEPICPDVIVETDKYSIDECVLKILQCQSAMKIRADAYPPN